From the genome of Halichoerus grypus chromosome X, mHalGry1.hap1.1, whole genome shotgun sequence:
TTAGAAATTTCAGGTGTGTACTTGACCTCTCTAAGTGTCCTTTCATTCAGGGAAAAATGTGGTTTGCTCAGCCCAAGGATGCTGGTTTTTCATTTAGCTATGGTATCAATGGTCATTTGACCAGCCTCTCCGTTGTTGGCAGCACCATCCCCACTCCCGACCCCGCTACTAAGGAGAAGGCTTTCTGTGCTCTGGATAACTTGAATGCAAGGGTTGAAAACCAGGGCCAGAttaagatgtccatcaatggagTGTGTCGGGAGACTGTGTCACATTGCTGCATCTCATTTCTGCAGCAGGCcggattcaatttgttaataaGCATGACAGTTATTAATCACATGCTTGCCGAGTCCGTTTCAGACTTGAAGTTCCCTTTGACATCCGAGGGAAGTGGATGTGCCGAGGTTCAGGTTTTGAAACTGTCCATGGGTTTGTCTGAAAAGCCAGTCTTGGCAGGGGAATCGCTGGGTGCCCAAACGCTGCTCTCATTCGTGTCCCTCTTGATCAGGAACGGAAACACACAGGCTCCCCCCGACACCCTGGCCTCTTAGATGGCCGCCTGGAGCGGAGCGGAACCGAACGGGACGGAATCCACCCAAAAGCCTGCCGGTGAACACACCCCCGTGTTCTCATTCAAAGGGTCTGCAGTGGGTGCTGTTGAAGAGCCAGCCTTAGCCAGTCACCGCATCACGGGGTGCAAGTTACACTTGCTACATGGAGGACCACACTCTTCCGGGCCAGGCAGGGGTCCCCCCAGAGCTCGGAGTAACTTCTTGGTTTTGCAGTCCGCAGGCCGTGTGCGCTGGCGGTTACTCCCTTGCGGCCTTCCTCCTGCGGCAAAGGGATCCTTTCAGCCGCCAGCCGTGGCTACGGAACATCCTGTAAGAGCATGGCGAGGGAGGCCTTGCCCGTGGCGGTCTCCCTGTCCAAGCCGGGCCGCTTTGTGGAGACCAGACACGTGTCGGGGCTCGTGCTGAAAACGCATCTGTTGCCGCTTAGGTCGAATTCTTTCCCATTTACTCCTTCTTCTGTGCGAGCTGATGGATGGTGAACCTGTGCGTCCACGAAGGACACGCCCCTTGCCTGTGCTGTACTGACTTAACCTCATCCACCCAGGCCTACGTTTGTATGTATCATCAATAAAGTTGTGCGCTTTGATTGGCGAAAACGAGACGTGGAACTTGTCCCTGAGTTTACAGTCTGCATGCAGAGGAAGACAGAAGTAGGCGACCAACGCTGACTCCCTGGGGCCTATGCTCCCTGACAGGGGCGCGCTTCTGGGCGCTCACAGGAGGCGGGGGCAGAGGTGGGCGGGAGTGCTCAGGATCGGcctggagaaggggctgggggtcaggggcGGAAGCCAGGGAGCAGAGGTGGGCCTGGTGGAATGAGGACTGCAGGACACAGCACCTGGGAAGCCGgcggcccagtgcctggcacctggagCAGGGAAATCCCTGGAGGAAGGGCTTTCTCCTGGACTGCTAGCCTGGGCAGGAAGGGCAGTATCCTTGGGGTCTGTCTACGCATCCCCGGGGACCACCTGGCAACCCATCGCCGGGCATTCAGTGCCCAGGTCTAGCAACGATGGCTGCCGCTCGCTGCGTGGCCCCTTggtgtccttctctctctctgtctcctgcgAAGCGGCTGTTAAACCCACTTCCGGGCCCACTCCCTTCCTTGGGACCCCAAGCCCCAAttgctggcagagggagaagggttGGCCCCCGCTTCCTTCGGGGGAACCTCCTTTCAGCCCTCTCCCCAGTCCCTTCGGGGACCTCCGAGAAGGGGCCCGTGGAGCCCTGCGCGAACTCCCGGTCAGGGTGGTAGGGCAGACGCTGGGGTGCCTGGCGGGGCTATGGCCGGTCCATCGGGAGAGACGTCTCCGTCACCCCCATGCAAGCTCCTGGCCCCcctgggaggaaaggaggagcccAGCCCTGTGCACGGAACCACTCCGTGGAGCTGGACGGCTCaggcagcctccccgctgagcgctGCCAGAGCCCTCCCAGCAGCCCGTGGCCCCTGCGTCACCAAAGCCAGCTTCCCTGAGGGGTTTTGACGTGTCAAGCGATGGTCCTCTTCCCCTAAGCCCTGGCCCACAGCACAGGCCACAAGAAGCTTCCCTTGCGCAGGGCTGCCTCTGTGCCTGGTGCCCTCTCCTGGTCTCCCTGGGCTGCTGCTCCGGGCCACGGTGCCCTGGGCATCCGCACTCTGCCTTCTGCATGCTCTCCTCCACACACACCAGAGTCGTATTTGTTCCTCCCTCCTCCCGggctttggggggcagggggattaAACTCTTCAGCTTGTACCCGACCCCGCACCCTTCGGGCTGACTAGCAGGTACGGGTGCGGGCCGGGTCCCAGGACCATCTCTGGGGAACCTTCCAACCCGCAACGGGGACACCGCCTCTCCCCAGGCACTAGCACCTTGGATGGCCAGCATGTGACTTGTGGTTGCTGTGACAACGCACCCCCagcagggctctctctctctctctctctctctctctcacacacacacacacacacacacacacacacacacacacacacacacagcacccccccccccagggggctTCCTCTGCTTGCTGCAGGGCCCTGTCATGTTTCCTAAGAGTTGCTAATGTGACCAGCCCTTTCTCCCAAGCCAGCCTCAGGGGGACTGGGCAGTGTTTCCCAAGCAGGGGTGCCCTGCAGACAGCTCCCACACCCACTTGTCCCGGTGGAGCCTGTTTGGCCAGCGCTGTCTTCAGCAACACCCCTTCGTGCTCAGCCTCCTGAAGCGCAGCACAAAGGCAGGAGGTCTCCTTCCTCCTGGCTCGGGGTCCCAAATTAACAGGCACCTCCCCACTCCTCTGCGCTCTGCCGAATCCCCATTCGAGTGCTGCCACAGGCAGTTGTCCCCCCTCTCCGAGGCAGGCCCTTGGCCCTTTGGGGCCACAGCTGACTTCTAACACAGGGAGGGCCTGGAGACTGTCTGCTCATCTCCTGAGCAACTGTCTGTCACAGGGAAGCCCGTTGGCGTCCAAGGGTCTCCAGGGCGGGACCCGGGCCCAAGGCAAGAGCCTCCGGTGCCTCTGCTGGCACTGCCCTCCCCCAAACACTCCCCCCGTGTCGGGTAGCTCAGGCCCCTGGTCTGCCCTTTATGCCTTGGTGGCTTGCTGGGCCAGGCAGGAGCCCTAGGGCCGGGGAGGGGGTTCGGGAGCATGCCTGCCAGTCAGGGCCCGATGGAGACATTCAGAGGCTGTCAGCCCCAGGAAGACCGTGgtgcacgcccccccccccccacacctaaTCCAGAATGAAACGGCGTGGGGCCACCAACACTGAACGTGCCCACCTGCCTGCTACAGTGAACAGATTCTTTCTGGGCTTCCCCATGCTAAACGTTCGACAAGGGCATCAAAGCTGCAGCTGGTCACACTCCGTGGGGAAGTGCCCCGCCTTGACGGGGCCCGCCCCAGCCTAGCCTGCCTCTTGGGTGAATCTGGGGGCCCGTCCCCGCGGACTGCCTTCCAGCTCCACAAAAGGCCCGGTCTTGCTTCTTACGCATCTCCTGAGCACGTCCACTTTGGGTGCCTGTAGGTACCGGCTGCACACCAACTCCCAGTGCCCTCCCCAGCTTGCCACCTCTCCTGGGGGTCTTGGGATTTgcgctcccccctccccgcccccatgaAGGGCACACACAGGAGGTTGCAGACACCCGGCTTCCCAGCCCATACAGCCAGTCTCAGACTCTGCCTCCTCACCGGGACCCCACGCGCCGGTCTCAAAGCCGTTTCCACCACCAACCCCTCACTTTGAAGTGCCACCCACAGACAGGCACGGCCCTCACCAGGTCAATCTCTCAGCTGCCACAGCGCCATTCCTCTTCGAGTTTGACCACTGTGGCCAGGGCTGGCCCCAGGCTCccttcgccccccccccccagttggtCTAAGATGCAGATGGGCGCCTCACCACAGTCCAGCACAGTCCCGCAGAGGGTTGGCCAATCCCTTGTCTGCTACACGTGCCCCAGGCGTCACCTCACACTCTGTCACTTGCTTCCTCTCTTTGCTCAGGGCTTCCAGTTCCCCCTGAGGCCAGGCTCCTTCTCCCTTAGTGCCTCTTGTTTCTATGTGTGGCTTAggctgccctccctcctgccccgaTTACAGAGAGTCTCCTGTATGGTTTCCTAACTCCTTCACACCTTTCCCCTGAAAGGGTCATCTCACAGATCTCCTTGGAGTTTACCTTTGTGCAAGGTGGGAGGGGTGACCCAACTTCACTTCTTCCCCCAGTGGGTAACAGGTAACCCAgaaccacttctttttttttttgtagtttttaattttattatattatgttagtcaccatacaatacatcattagtttttgatgtagtgatccacgatccattgttttcatataacacccagtgctccatgcagtacgtgccctccttaatacccatcaccgggctaaccactcccccctcccccctcccctctagaaccctgtttgtttctcaggtccatagtctctcatggttcatctctccctccaattcccccccccccatttttcccttccttctcctaacgtcctccatgttattccttatgttccacaaataagtaaaaccatatgataattgactttctctgcttgacttatttcgcttagcataatctcctccagtcccatccatgttggtgtaaaagttgggtattcaccttttctgatggctgagtaatattccattgtatatatggaccacatcttctttatccattcatctgttgaagggcatctcggctctttccacagcttggctattgcagacattgctgctatgaacattggggtgcatatggcccttcttttcactacatctgtgtctttggggtaaatacccagtagtgcaattgctgggtcatagggtagctctatttttaaatttttgaggaacctccacactgttttccaaagtggctgtaccaacttgcattcccaccaacagtgtaagagggttcccctttctccacaacctctccaacatttgttgtttcttcccctgtccattttggccattctaactggtataaggtggtatctcagtgtggttttgatttggatttccctgatggctaatgatgatgaacattttttcatgtgtctgttagccatttgtatgtcttcttcagagaagtgtctgttcatctcttctgcccactttttgatttgattatttgttttttgggtgttgagtttgagaagttctttatagattttggataccagccctttatctgtagtgtcatttgcaaatatcttctcccattctgtgggttgactctttcttttgttgactgtttcctttgctgtgcagaagctttttatcttgatgaagtcccaaaagttcatttttgcttttgttccactagcttttggagatgtatcttgaaagaagttgctgtggccgatgtcaaagaggttactgcctatgttctcctctaggattttgatggattcctgtctcacattgaggtctttcatccactttgagtttatctttgtgagtggtgttagagaatggtcgagtttcattcttctgcatgtgggtgtccaattttcccagcaccatttattgaagaggctgtcttttttccattgcatgttttttcctgctttgtcaaagattatttgaccatagagttgagggtccatatctgggttctctattctgttccattggtctgtatgtctgtttttgtgccagtaccatgctgtcttggtgatcactgatttgtaatatagcttggaatcgggcaacatgatgcccccagctttgtttttctttttcaacatttccttggcgattcggggtcttttctgattccatacaaattttaggattgtttgttccagcactttgaaaaatgtcattggaattttgatcgggatggcattgaaggtatagattgctctgggtagcatagacattttaacaatgtttattcttccgatccatgagcatggaatatttttccatctttttgtgtcttcttcaatttctttcatgagtgttttgtagttcctggagtatagatcctttacctctttggttaggtttattccgaggtatcttatggtttttggtgctattgtaaatggaatcatttctttaatttctctttctacagttgagttgttagtgtataagaaagcaactgatttctgtgcattgattttgtatcctgccacattactgaattgctggatgagttctagtaatttgggggtggagtcttttgggttttccacataaagtatcatgtcgtctgtgaaaagagagagtttgacttcttctttgccaatttgaatacattttatttctttttgttgtctgattgctttgctaggacttctagtactatgttgaacaacagtggtgagagtgggcacccttaatgtgttcctgatcttaagggaaagactctcagcttttccccattgaggatgatattcgctgtgggtttttcatagatggattttatgagcttgaggaatgttccctctatccctatactctggagagttttaatcaggaaaggatattgtattttgtcaaatgctttttctgcatcaattgagaggaccatatggttcttctccctcctcttattaatgtgttctatcacactgattgatttgcgaatgttgaaccacccttgcatcccagggataaatcccacttggtcatggtggccAGCACCACTTCTCACTCTGGTCTCCTGCTGCAGTGTGGTGCATCTGGGAGCCTCATGCACCCAGCCGGGCATCCCTTCTGCGGCTCCCTGGTGTCAAGTCTCCCCGGGGCACACCTTTCTCCCAGGAACCTCTAACTGACTCGGGGACCCTCAGCTCACTGGGGGGCCCTATGGCAGGTGGTGTGTGTGTTAGCAGGGAGGTGGGTGTTGGTGCTTGTGAGCAGGCCTCTGCCCCAGGTTCCTTCTCAGGACATATTCTGGCCCAGAGGAAACTTAGGAATGCCGTCCCCTGGCTTACTTTAACAACATGGGAAAGCGGGGACCGGTTTCTCCCCTCACCACAGTAAGTTGATTCGTGTGAGAGTAGAGCAAGTTCATGTTCTATGTATAGACTTGCTGCGCTTGGCACATGGTAGTCATTAGCTGCACTTGAAATATGGGTGTTGGCACATGTTGAACTCACGTGTTGCAATGGTTTCCCTCAGccctttccttgatttttttcttttttttggtgtggTATTTTCAATCAATCTGGAatttaagttttctgtttttgtcaatGTTTTCTATTGaacttttgtattttcatttatttaggacAGTCTTCACATCCCACGTTTACTAGAATACTTTTGCCTGTATTTCCTCTAATATAAGTACAGTTTTTTTAGAATTAGCTCCCTTTTTAACCTACTagtggtgtgtatgtgtaatgTGTATGTGTTTGCGTACCTTTGCTTTGAGGTAGACTTTGTATCTTAATTTTCTCTAAAGGTACAATTAGTTATACTAATGACATTTACTACAGAATCCAATTTTTCCCCATAATTAGGGTCCCAGGTTCCATGTCTAGAACATGAACATAGATTTACATGTATTGTCTCATTTTGTGGATCCAACATGCATGTAGTCTTCAGTCACTGAGCCTTTGATTCTACTTATCAGTAATTTACAGTTAGCTTAATGTGAGAAAATGACAAACACAGACTGATACATAAGCCATAGTAGTAAATCCCACCCAAtaccatttactttttttcccaaaatctTAGCTCAACTCTctcttgtaaaaaataaatttcagaacaagcatttaattcactttaatgaggaaaataaagaatattttatcattttggaGCAACGAACGTCCAACTATGGCTGAAAGGTACACCCTGAGAATTAAACGATTTTAATGAACCCATTGAGGTTTATTAAAACTGTGTTAAGCTAACATCAGGAAGGGACACAAGATACAGGCGCAAATGTCCCTGTTCATTTTGCAGTGTAATTGTCCCAGGATGCTGTGTTATAAACATTCTCACTGTCTTCAATGCTTGAAGCACCTGTGGAATTGGGATTGCCCACCACAGTTCCCACAGAAGATAGACTGGTAGTGAAGACGTGCATCTGGTGTGCACAAATATCTCTAATGTTAAAGCAAGAAAGCTCATGACCCTTCCCTGGTGGGTCCTCACTGCGCTGGTCCACATCAGTGTGTTTCTGCTTCTGGAAAACTTGTTGGAGATAATGTGGAGACACCCATCCAGTCACCAAGATGCCGCAGATGATGCACGTGCTGGTAATTAGCTTCCCGGCCAAGGTGACCGAGTGGGTGTCCCCATAGTCCACAGTAGTCGAGCTGATGGTGGCCCACCACCAGCAGATGGGGATGCTGGTGAGGCTGGGCATGTGGTCATCTTTCTCCACAGAGTAGATAAGCACAGAAAAGATGGAAATGCCCacaaacagaaagagaagcagcagCCCAACCTCATGGTAGCTGTGTCTCAGTGTGGCACTTAGAGACCAAAGTCCTACGTAGTGCCAGGCAAGCTTGAGAATTTGGAAGATCCTCATAAGCCTGAGGATCTCAACCACCCTGCCCATGTTCTCAATGtcctcattctcttcctccttggTGTCTACAGCCAAAGTGGCATAGAAGGGAATAATGAAAGCAAGGGCAATTATGTTCAGAGCATTCTTCCAGAATTTCTTTTGACAGGGAGCAGCGCCCAACAGGCTGGCAAAGTTGCAGGTGAACCAAGTGCTGCACGCAGTCTCCAAGCCTTCCAGCATGGCGTCATCCACTTTTCCGTCCTCCTTCTGGAACTCTGATATACTGTGGACACACACGGCCACAACGGAGGCCAGCGTCATGCTCACGGAGGAGATGGCAATGAACTTGGGGGACAGGCAGGCAGTAGGCTGGGTTTTCCATTCAAATCCAGATCTTCTTCAGGAAGTGACCAAATCACCCGTTGTCAAActtctccagctccttctcaGAGAAAACTCTTCAGAGGAGGAACTGGTATTCGTGCCATTGCTCTCCTGGTCCCAGTCCTCCTCCGTGGTTTTCTTCCTTGCGTTCCTGGTAACACTTACTGCAGCAGAAACTGATGAAGAGCTCCTCAAGGCCCCCTTACTCCATCTCCTGGcagaacaaaaacacacacagttCCTCCAATGACATTGCAGCTTTCCCGtgtaataaaaatgcaaaacacatcTGAATAAGGAGGTGTTCCGATCAAAATAGTACACTCTTTATTGGCCTCATTGTGGTAATCGCCCGGCTCCAGAATGGCCTCTTCTGAGTGGCAGGTGAGCAGCTTTCTGAGTCTGGTGTGAGGAAACTGTACAAGGGTGCTTTGGTCAACGCACTGCTTaaagcccccgcccccccccgttAAAATTGACAAGTTCCTCCTCTTGTCCAGGGCAATGGAAAAAACTCACCCAACACCGCGGTGGATagaggaggcagggagctggacgGGAAGGGAGGTGAGGAAGTTCACACTGCACCCTTGTGGTGTAGATGTCACACTCTCTGCCCTCATTCTGTCCAGTGGAATGTCCATCATCATCCAAGAAGCTCCGCCCTTCTTCCCTCATGGAATGTGTGGTGCACGTAGGCATTTCGTGGCCAAAAAGAAGAGAAGACTCCTGTTCTTTGGTTGTATCACCCAGAGCAATTGCTGGGAAATCGCTCTCCCAGATTTGGGTGAGATAGGATCCTCCACCGACGGGCTCCTTTGTCATCTGTAGAACATCTGTAGAACCCTAAGCTTCTGCTGTTGACGGCGTCTGCTTTGTGGCACGCACTCTGCCGGGAACTGCAAGAGTCTGGGCGACTCAGGCTCGCTGAGCTCTACGatgccgcccgcccgcccgcccgcgctGCAGGCATCAGGCCTCGCCACGCAGCCCCGCGCCCGCTGAGGCGGCGGCGGGAGAGCCAGGTGGCCCGCCCAGGGTCTGTCTGTCCGCCTGTCCTTGCAGAATCCAATATGTAATGTTTTCATTGGAATTGCACTGAGTTTATGGGTTAATTGGCAAGCATTGGCATCTTTATAATTTTCCCATCTAGGCACCCTTATCTAAatccttctttcattttgttgaatctttctttttaatgatctttcccatttcttttgtggttttattccCATGTATTTGTCTGGGTTTGTTCGCTTGTGAATAGGCACGGTCTTTATACCTTCCCTTGCAATGCTATTCTACCTCGATTCCACTGTACCTAGGCATATGTCAACACACTAGGCATATCTGTggtttctgctgcttttggaacagcaataaaaaaggggggggatgaTCAAGTGCTTCACCATAGTCACTCctaaagaggagggaaaaggaaaaggacaagaaTTAAGTCCTATTGTTCCACGGAtgctctccccgcccccaactcTCCCTATagaccccttctttttttttttttttcattttacttttatattctcttgctccctctcccctaGCAGTGGAGTAGCTCAAACTGGTTCTTCTGGTTTATTTGATCATGTTTTTTTTAACCCTGGCAAGGTCTCCATTAAGTTTAGCCCTCAGTATTCTATTGTTCTTTGTTCTTGGATGTATGGATATGGGGTGATTTTGAAGGTACTTTGATAGCTCAAGTTATGACCACAAATAAGTACTTCAAAtaaggggcgcctcggtggctcagtcgttaagcatctgcctttggctcaggtcatgatcccagggtcctgggatcgagccccgcctgctcagcaggaaacctgcttctccctctcccactccccctgcttgtgttccctctctcgctgtgtctctctctgtcaaataaataaataaaaatcttaaaaaaaaaaagtacttcaaaTAACCATGTCATGTATCTccctttgaataaatatttgcatctCACAAGGACCAATTGTCAATGTGTAAATATGTATCTAGAGTTCTGTATTTTTCACTATCCAGACTTTTAAACTGGGTAGTAGATGGATTTGGTGACTTTCTaaacagggcaggggaggggcggtgggGTGGAGGTAAAGGAAGTGCGGGGGGTATGTTCCCACCAACCTTCTCTCTCAGCCTTATCTATCCTCCCACTTGGGCTGCCCCATGCCAGACCCCACACTTTTTGAAGCTTGTGCCTGGGGAAGTGAGAAACTCACCCTAATGCTCTGAGATTTTCCGATATCAGATCTGGTCATTTCTAATCCCCACCCCCTCTAGGGTTTCGATATAGGGATTGATTTGAGCCAGGAGACGGGGCTGGTTGTgattccttcttctctctccctccacaaaATTCCTCTCCAATGGACACTTCCTTTAGGTCCCAAGTTCTCACTACCTATAGCATCTAGCAAAGATCTATAGTCAGAGTCTTCCAGGCCTGCTTCCTGATATGTAATGAGAGCTTTTGGAATTTAGCAAAACTCTAAATTGATGGctatgaggtttttttctttttttttttaaatttaaattcaattagccaacatgtagtacatcattagtcccAGATGTGgtgttcaacaatttatcagttgcacataacacccacTGTTCATCGCATCAcgtacccttcttttttttttaaagattttatttatttatttgacagagagagagacagtgagagagggaacccaagcagggggaatgggagagggagaagcaggcttcccgctgaacagggagcccgaggcagggctcgatcccaggaccctgggatcatgacctgagccaatgtagacgcttaacgactgagccacccaggcgcccctcacctgcccttcttaatgcccatcacccaattactgcacccacctcccctccagaaaccctcagtttgtttcctatagttaaaagtctttcatggtttttctccctctttcatgacttcccactcagttttccctcccttcccctatgatcctctgtgctggtTCTTATATTCTAcagatgagtgaaaccatatgataattgtctttctctgattggcttatttcactcagcataatcccctccagttccatccacatcgatgcaAATGGTaactattcatcctttctgacggctgagtaatattcgatggctatgagttttaaaaattagctttgaGAACTCTAAGTTTCTTGAGCAAGGTACAGGCAGTAGCTTGCTTCTCTTTGTGTGAGGTTATAATCCTAAGTAGTTTTAATGGTGAATGGGCTACATGAGAACATTATTTACAGGGGGAATTATATTTAgtttagttaaatatttttataacattatcATTTTTACTTGCTGA
Proteins encoded in this window:
- the ARMCX6 gene encoding protein ARMCX6 yields the protein MGRAREVGWMAAGLMIGAGACYCVYKLTIGRDDSDKLEEEEEEWDDDQELDEEEPELWFDFTTMARPWSEDGDWTEPGAPGGTEDRPSGGGKANRTHPVKQRPFPYEHKNSWSTQSFRNFRCVLDLSKCPFIQGKMWFAQPKDAGFSFSYGINGHLTSLSVVGSTIPTPDPATKEKAFCALDNLNARVENQGQIKMSINGVCRETVSHCCISFLQQAGFNLLISMTVINHMLAESVSDLKFPLTSEGSGCAEVQVLKLSMGLSEKPVLAGESLGAQTLLSFVSLLIRNGNTQAPPDTLAS